Proteins from one Candidatus Margulisiibacteriota bacterium genomic window:
- a CDS encoding aminotransferase class III-fold pyridoxal phosphate-dependent enzyme → MVSVKEQVIADSLCYWNTGKTQEWQDLGINFVMGKREGYYFWDMDGKRLMDVHINGGTFSLGHRNPEIMETLVKGLENYDIGNHHFPSPHKAALAKELIKVSPAGMTHAIFGAAGAEAVDLALKSARCATSRKKIISVENCYHGHTGLAVSAGAERFARPFLLEKDADENAKVPFNDLDAMEKEFSKGDAACVIMETIPATYGFPLPAAGYLSAVKKLCEKYGALYIADEIQTGLLRSGRMWCISTYDVAPDMIVTSKGFSGGIYPISAVVMNDQAAKWIHLDGSAHMSTYGGTELGCIVAHKVLEILQRQETVANVAFVAQYLRAGLEKIKAENQDTFLDIRQNGLIMGLVFAGAKGALPVMQRLYNEHGVWAIYSMLNNSVLQFKPGVLCTKEYCDELLERLSAGIKTSRADILSQA, encoded by the coding sequence ATGGTTTCAGTCAAAGAACAAGTTATTGCGGATTCTCTGTGCTACTGGAACACCGGTAAAACGCAGGAGTGGCAGGATTTAGGCATAAATTTTGTAATGGGCAAAAGAGAGGGTTATTACTTCTGGGACATGGACGGCAAGCGGCTGATGGATGTGCATATCAACGGCGGAACATTCAGTCTTGGCCACCGCAATCCGGAAATTATGGAAACACTGGTCAAGGGACTGGAAAATTACGACATCGGTAATCATCATTTTCCTTCGCCGCACAAGGCCGCTCTAGCCAAAGAATTGATCAAGGTTTCGCCGGCGGGTATGACACACGCGATATTTGGCGCGGCTGGCGCGGAGGCTGTGGATCTGGCTTTGAAAAGCGCGCGCTGCGCCACCAGCCGCAAAAAAATCATCTCGGTGGAGAACTGCTATCACGGACACACGGGCTTAGCGGTGTCCGCCGGCGCGGAAAGATTTGCGCGGCCTTTTCTTTTGGAGAAAGACGCGGACGAAAACGCCAAAGTGCCTTTCAATGATCTTGACGCTATGGAAAAAGAATTTAGCAAAGGCGACGCGGCCTGCGTGATTATGGAAACGATACCGGCGACTTACGGATTTCCGCTGCCGGCAGCCGGCTATTTATCGGCGGTCAAAAAGCTGTGCGAAAAATACGGCGCGCTGTATATCGCTGACGAGATACAGACGGGGCTTTTGCGCAGCGGCCGGATGTGGTGCATTTCTACTTATGATGTCGCGCCGGATATGATCGTGACTTCCAAAGGTTTCAGCGGCGGTATCTACCCTATCTCCGCGGTGGTAATGAACGATCAGGCGGCCAAGTGGATACATCTGGACGGCAGCGCGCATATGTCCACCTACGGTGGCACAGAACTGGGCTGCATTGTGGCGCACAAAGTTTTGGAAATTTTGCAGCGTCAGGAAACCGTCGCTAATGTCGCGTTTGTTGCGCAATACCTGCGCGCTGGTTTAGAAAAAATTAAAGCCGAAAACCAAGACACCTTTCTCGATATTCGCCAAAACGGCCTCATCATGGGCTTAGTTTTCGCCGGAGCAAAAGGCGCGTTACCGGTGATGCAGCGTCTGTATAACGAGCACGGCGTCTGGGCGATCTACTCGATGCTCAATAACAGCGTTTTGCAATTCAAGCCTGGCGTGCTTTGCACCAAGGAATATTGTGACGAATTATTAGAACGCTTGAGCGCGGGTATCAAAACGTCCAGAGCGGATATTTTGTCGCAGGCTTAA
- a CDS encoding bifunctional (p)ppGpp synthetase/guanosine-3',5'-bis(diphosphate) 3'-pyrophosphohydrolase produces the protein MLDKLLQHSAYLSQRNQNKVRQAYQFAAAAHGKQKRLSGEPYLAHPLEVALTLAGLKQDVDTLCAALLHDVVEDTATPEEKIQELFGAEVLFLVKGVTKLTELKISRSREEIHAENTRNMLLAMAKDIRIVFIKLADRLHNMRTLEYLSRAKQIENAQETMDIFAPLAHRLGLGLIKWELEDLSFRYLEPDKFWQIRDKVAEKRREREAYIQDFCEKVREILRGNNIHGEVSGRAKHFYSIYRKMQTQHLEFEQIYDLSAVRVLLDTERECYGLLGLIHAQWKPIPGKIKDYIAMPKENNYQSLHTTVIGPEGKQVEIQIRTFAMHSQAEYGVASHWLYKQTDKTKAGKQRSKQKDIDYIGKMTWLRQLAEEKKDSAEFMADLKTEILFDEVYVSTPKGDIYSLCHGATPVDFAYQVHTEVGNRCVGAKVNNKIVPLDSALHNGDVVEILTSKIGRPNSDWLSFVQSPRTKTKIKSWIAKQNKQQHLETGREMLQAALKELLLDPALILNNEKYTEPVLKRYTFYNLDDLYTGIGHGNVASRAVARIFQENYKEKNKPVEEPAEHTAPEASQRSRSARKSNSAGVVVDGVDSVLIRLANCCHPLPGDAIVGFVTMGYGITVHRADCKNISKLKERKIEVFWQNTPQNTYAASLEVAGFDRVGIFKDILNVVSDSGFNVQEATARRSGQGECKIHLIVDIADLERLLRLIGALKKVKDVYDVYRVN, from the coding sequence ATGCTTGATAAACTTTTGCAGCACAGCGCCTATCTTTCCCAAAGAAACCAAAATAAAGTCCGGCAGGCTTATCAGTTTGCGGCCGCCGCGCACGGCAAGCAAAAGCGTTTGTCCGGTGAGCCGTATTTGGCGCACCCTCTGGAGGTCGCGCTGACTTTGGCCGGGCTGAAGCAGGACGTGGACACGCTCTGCGCGGCTCTCCTGCACGATGTGGTGGAGGACACCGCCACGCCGGAAGAAAAAATCCAGGAGCTTTTCGGCGCGGAAGTTTTGTTCCTGGTCAAAGGCGTAACCAAGCTGACCGAGCTGAAAATTTCCCGTTCGCGCGAGGAGATCCATGCCGAGAACACACGCAATATGCTGCTGGCCATGGCTAAGGATATTCGCATCGTGTTCATCAAGCTGGCTGACCGCCTGCACAATATGCGCACGCTGGAGTATCTGTCGCGCGCCAAGCAGATCGAAAACGCGCAGGAGACGATGGATATTTTCGCGCCGCTGGCGCACCGGCTGGGTCTGGGGCTGATCAAGTGGGAGCTGGAGGATTTGTCTTTCCGTTATCTGGAGCCGGATAAATTTTGGCAGATCCGCGACAAGGTGGCGGAAAAACGCCGCGAGCGGGAAGCCTATATTCAGGATTTTTGCGAAAAGGTGCGGGAGATTTTGCGCGGGAATAATATTCACGGCGAAGTGTCCGGCCGCGCCAAACATTTTTATTCCATTTACCGCAAAATGCAGACACAGCATCTGGAGTTCGAGCAGATCTATGATCTCTCGGCGGTGCGTGTGCTGCTAGATACCGAGCGCGAGTGTTACGGTCTGCTGGGGCTGATCCACGCCCAATGGAAGCCGATCCCCGGCAAGATCAAAGATTATATTGCCATGCCCAAAGAAAATAATTATCAGTCGCTGCACACGACGGTTATCGGGCCGGAAGGCAAACAGGTGGAGATACAGATCCGCACTTTTGCCATGCACAGTCAGGCGGAATACGGCGTCGCTTCACACTGGCTGTACAAGCAGACGGACAAAACTAAAGCCGGCAAGCAGCGCTCCAAACAAAAAGATATTGATTATATCGGTAAAATGACCTGGCTGCGCCAGCTCGCCGAGGAAAAAAAGGACAGCGCGGAATTCATGGCGGATCTAAAAACGGAAATCCTTTTCGATGAAGTGTATGTGTCTACGCCCAAAGGCGATATTTACTCGCTCTGCCACGGCGCGACACCGGTGGATTTTGCTTATCAGGTGCATACCGAGGTCGGCAACCGCTGCGTCGGCGCCAAAGTCAATAACAAAATTGTGCCGCTGGATTCCGCGCTGCACAACGGCGATGTGGTGGAGATCCTGACCAGCAAGATCGGCCGGCCAAACAGTGACTGGCTGTCTTTTGTGCAGAGTCCGCGCACCAAAACCAAGATCAAAAGCTGGATTGCCAAGCAGAATAAGCAGCAGCATTTGGAAACCGGCCGCGAGATGCTACAGGCCGCGCTTAAAGAATTGCTGCTCGATCCGGCGCTGATTTTAAATAACGAAAAATACACTGAGCCGGTTTTGAAACGCTACACTTTTTATAATCTCGACGATTTATATACTGGCATCGGCCACGGCAATGTGGCCTCCCGGGCTGTCGCGCGAATTTTTCAGGAAAATTACAAAGAAAAAAACAAGCCGGTTGAGGAGCCGGCGGAGCATACCGCGCCGGAGGCCAGTCAGCGTAGCCGCAGCGCGCGCAAGTCTAACAGCGCCGGCGTGGTCGTAGACGGCGTGGATTCGGTGCTGATCCGCCTGGCCAACTGCTGCCACCCGCTGCCCGGCGATGCGATAGTCGGTTTTGTAACGATGGGTTACGGCATTACCGTACACCGCGCGGACTGCAAAAACATCAGCAAACTAAAAGAAAGAAAAATCGAAGTGTTTTGGCAGAACACGCCGCAGAATACTTACGCGGCGTCGCTGGAAGTTGCCGGTTTTGACCGCGTCGGTATTTTCAAAGATATACTCAATGTTGTTTCTGACAGCGGTTTCAATGTGCAGGAGGCCACGGCGCGCCGGAGCGGACAGGGCGAATGTAAAATCCATTTGATTGTGGATATCGCCGATCTCGAGCGGCTGCTGCGTTTGATAGGCGCCCTGAAAAAAGTCAAAGATGTTTATGACGTTTACCGCGTAAATTAG
- a CDS encoding ATP-binding protein, which yields MAKVKRNILAELLKEFALPQISILLGPRQVGKTFLLKELHREAQKRQLRCSYYNLELPSDNLKFNQDEAGVYKMLTTNTAVLFIDEFHYYPNISKLFKAIYDSNKKIKIFASGSSSIEIHKHLKESLAGRRLVTKINPLTLTEYAQKNKTRNPAKTLDEYLVYGGLPGLVHADNKEHKIRLLNELLETYIQKDIKSLLKEENIRAFNNLLYLLAERQGSLISVNNLANEIGLTSRTIEKYLTLLENTYTCFPLGSYSKNIGNELKKSRKFFLYDFGIRNTILKDFSASRSRKDFGAINESFVFLNLLWQLQPNMELRFWRDKSGNEVDFVLLVDRQPIPIEVKTTWSDAGIPQGLKAFLKRYPATTQAFVLSTNYIGVAKYKNTKIIFMKTVACLNLQNFTKEHF from the coding sequence ATGGCCAAAGTTAAAAGAAATATTTTAGCGGAACTCCTTAAAGAATTCGCTTTGCCGCAAATCTCGATCTTGTTGGGGCCGCGGCAGGTCGGCAAAACCTTCCTGCTAAAAGAACTGCATCGGGAAGCCCAAAAACGCCAGCTGCGCTGCAGCTATTACAATCTCGAACTGCCGTCCGATAATTTAAAATTCAACCAAGATGAGGCCGGTGTGTACAAAATGCTGACCACCAATACCGCTGTGCTTTTTATTGACGAATTTCATTATTACCCGAATATTTCCAAACTATTCAAAGCCATTTACGACAGCAATAAAAAAATAAAAATTTTTGCGTCCGGCTCGTCATCAATAGAAATACATAAACACCTCAAAGAAAGTCTGGCTGGCCGGCGGCTGGTCACTAAAATAAATCCGCTGACCCTGACTGAATACGCGCAAAAAAACAAAACCCGAAATCCCGCTAAAACGCTTGACGAATATCTGGTCTATGGCGGGCTGCCCGGATTGGTGCACGCCGATAACAAAGAGCACAAAATACGGCTGTTAAACGAACTGCTGGAAACTTATATCCAAAAAGACATCAAATCCCTGCTCAAGGAAGAAAATATCCGCGCTTTTAATAATTTGCTGTATTTGCTGGCCGAACGACAGGGCTCGCTGATCTCCGTCAATAACCTGGCCAATGAAATCGGCCTGACCAGCCGCACTATCGAAAAATATCTAACGCTTCTGGAAAACACTTATACTTGTTTCCCGCTCGGCTCATATTCCAAAAATATCGGCAACGAATTAAAAAAATCCCGCAAGTTTTTTTTGTACGATTTCGGCATTCGGAATACTATACTGAAAGATTTTTCCGCCAGCCGCAGCAGAAAAGATTTTGGCGCTATTAACGAGTCTTTTGTCTTTTTGAATTTGCTCTGGCAATTGCAGCCTAATATGGAGCTGCGTTTTTGGCGGGACAAATCCGGCAACGAGGTGGATTTTGTCCTGCTCGTTGACCGCCAGCCAATACCAATAGAAGTAAAAACAACCTGGTCGGACGCCGGCATCCCGCAAGGTCTTAAAGCCTTTCTCAAACGTTACCCCGCCACAACCCAAGCGTTTGTCCTATCAACGAATTATATTGGCGTGGCTAAATATAAGAATACCAAAATCATTTTTATGAAAACCGTGGCTTGCCTGAATTTGCAAAACTTCACCAAGGAGCATTTTTGA
- a CDS encoding AMP-binding protein: MSNIFEECQRSSLEHADGVAFVVEGITYSEAWRRVLSRAAALQARGVKKGDVIGILSKNSPEWCITFMAIASLGALVLVLDTNLKPDLHRTMLDFVDTKLLYVSRDFAAEDYGVEKLSIEATDLPRDFAPAETVAEEDVAILVYTSGTTGVPKVVQLTHKNLISISLACVKHVYAVSQDIFMTVLPLYHVYGILAGFYAPYLAGCGLIFQNSLKGPDILGTLAKYPVTVLSAVPQLWEIFFDRLVKTLKNESMFKYRLFMFFVRYAPDLRHLGLGRLVDKIFYPVHKTFGLRLRMLLSGGSRFGWRYCIYYKNMGFRVVEGYGLTETCGPICGGKYHNPTPICVGKPLGNNFVEVRDLNSDGIGDIWLKGDAVTPGYYKNPEATKNAFDERGWFNSGDLGFIDKNNELHIRGRRKNVIVMASGKNVYPEDLEAHYLRSPLIEEITVFGRYVDRHETVFAVIYPPENTENAYAKVKTELKHLSHGLPTYKRIGDFAVSAEPLPRTSTQKVKVHEVIAKLEAGEYAIKENPANQKKD, encoded by the coding sequence ATGTCCAACATTTTTGAGGAATGCCAACGCTCCTCGCTGGAACATGCTGATGGCGTAGCTTTTGTCGTTGAGGGTATCACTTACAGTGAGGCCTGGCGGAGAGTCTTGTCCCGTGCCGCGGCTTTGCAGGCCAGAGGCGTCAAAAAAGGCGATGTCATCGGCATCTTGAGCAAAAATTCTCCGGAATGGTGCATTACTTTTATGGCGATTGCGTCGCTGGGCGCGCTGGTTCTGGTGCTGGACACCAATCTCAAACCTGACCTGCACCGGACAATGCTTGATTTTGTGGATACGAAGCTGCTGTATGTTTCCAGGGATTTTGCCGCTGAGGATTACGGCGTGGAAAAATTGAGTATCGAAGCAACAGATCTCCCCCGCGATTTTGCGCCGGCGGAAACAGTGGCGGAGGAAGATGTGGCTATTCTGGTTTATACTTCCGGCACCACTGGCGTGCCCAAGGTTGTGCAGCTTACGCATAAAAATTTGATCTCTATATCTTTGGCCTGCGTCAAGCACGTCTATGCCGTGTCGCAGGATATTTTTATGACGGTGCTGCCGCTGTATCATGTGTATGGTATTTTGGCCGGATTTTACGCGCCGTATCTGGCGGGCTGCGGATTGATTTTTCAAAATTCGCTTAAAGGTCCGGATATTCTGGGCACGCTGGCCAAATATCCGGTGACGGTGCTGTCAGCGGTGCCGCAATTGTGGGAAATATTCTTTGACCGTCTGGTCAAAACACTCAAAAATGAATCGATGTTCAAATACCGTTTGTTCATGTTCTTTGTCCGGTATGCGCCGGATCTGCGGCATCTGGGTCTGGGACGCCTGGTTGATAAAATTTTTTATCCGGTGCACAAAACATTTGGCTTGCGGCTGCGCATGCTTTTGAGCGGCGGTTCCCGTTTCGGCTGGCGTTACTGCATTTATTATAAAAATATGGGTTTTCGGGTGGTCGAAGGCTACGGCTTGACCGAGACCTGCGGGCCGATCTGTGGCGGCAAATATCACAATCCTACGCCGATTTGCGTGGGCAAGCCGCTGGGTAATAATTTTGTCGAGGTGCGCGATCTCAATTCCGACGGCATCGGCGATATTTGGCTCAAGGGAGACGCGGTGACGCCGGGTTATTACAAAAATCCGGAAGCGACTAAAAATGCTTTTGATGAGCGTGGCTGGTTTAACAGTGGTGATCTGGGATTCATTGACAAAAATAACGAGCTGCACATCCGCGGCCGCCGTAAAAATGTGATCGTGATGGCTTCCGGCAAAAATGTTTACCCGGAAGATTTGGAAGCGCACTATTTGAGATCGCCGTTGATCGAGGAGATCACGGTTTTTGGCCGCTACGTAGACCGGCATGAAACTGTTTTTGCCGTAATCTACCCGCCGGAAAACACGGAAAACGCCTATGCCAAAGTCAAAACGGAATTAAAACATTTGAGCCATGGCCTGCCGACTTACAAACGTATCGGTGACTTTGCCGTGTCTGCCGAGCCGCTGCCGCGTACTTCCACGCAGAAGGTCAAAGTGCATGAGGTCATCGCTAAACTTGAAGCGGGAGAGTATGCGATTAAGGAAAATCCGGCAAATCAAAAGAAAGACTAA
- a CDS encoding aspartate-semialdehyde dehydrogenase has protein sequence MSKYNVAVVGATGVVGQEMLKVLEERKFPVNKIIPLASARTAGSRVEFQGQEIVVRELKETSFQDAQIALFSAGSAVSEKFAPIAAAAGAVVIDNTAFFRMDPQVPLVVPEVNAREVKNRPKGIIANPNCSTAQMVVALKPIYDAAGIARLVISTYQAVSGTGKEAIDELQQEVVDILQFKPVRPKVYPYQIAFNILPHIDSFLDSGYSKEEMKMVNETQKIFGDADLRVTATTCRVPVFYCHSECVNVETKKKLSADEARRLLRQAENVIVLDEPQKNIYPMPLLAAGKNETLVGRIREDISLDNGLELFIVADNLRKGAAFNAVQIAEEVIKDL, from the coding sequence ATGTCGAAATACAATGTCGCGGTCGTCGGCGCAACCGGCGTGGTCGGCCAGGAAATGCTCAAAGTGCTGGAAGAAAGAAAATTTCCGGTCAATAAGATAATTCCGCTGGCTTCAGCACGCACCGCCGGCTCACGTGTGGAATTTCAGGGACAGGAAATCGTTGTGCGGGAGTTAAAAGAAACTTCTTTTCAAGACGCGCAGATCGCTTTATTTTCCGCTGGCTCGGCGGTCTCGGAAAAATTTGCGCCAATAGCCGCGGCGGCGGGAGCCGTGGTCATCGACAATACCGCTTTTTTCCGCATGGACCCGCAGGTGCCGCTGGTCGTGCCGGAAGTTAACGCTCGTGAAGTAAAAAATCGCCCCAAAGGCATTATCGCCAATCCCAACTGCTCCACGGCGCAAATGGTCGTCGCGCTCAAACCGATTTACGACGCGGCAGGCATCGCGCGGCTGGTCATCTCGACCTATCAGGCGGTGTCCGGCACCGGCAAAGAAGCGATCGACGAATTGCAGCAAGAAGTTGTGGATATTCTGCAGTTCAAGCCAGTGCGGCCAAAAGTTTACCCGTATCAGATCGCCTTTAATATCCTGCCGCACATTGATAGTTTTTTGGACAGCGGCTACAGCAAGGAAGAAATGAAAATGGTCAATGAAACCCAAAAGATTTTTGGTGACGCCGACCTACGTGTGACCGCGACAACCTGCCGCGTGCCGGTGTTTTACTGCCACTCGGAATGTGTCAATGTGGAAACGAAAAAGAAACTCAGCGCGGACGAAGCGCGGCGGCTTTTGCGCCAGGCGGAGAATGTAATCGTTTTGGATGAACCTCAAAAAAATATTTATCCCATGCCGCTACTGGCCGCCGGCAAAAACGAAACTTTGGTCGGGCGCATCCGCGAAGACATCTCGCTCGACAACGGACTGGAGCTTTTTATCGTGGCGGACAATCTGCGCAAAGGCGCGGCTTTTAACGCTGTGCAGATCGCGGAAGAGGTAATCAAAGATTTATAA
- a CDS encoding class I SAM-dependent methyltransferase: protein MKFYRGLIRRHGGQSVLSVSYNDRSTQYTRFDTLVKYTVPDKTEKLTLLDIGCGLGDLYDYLQTSGYQNVDYTGLDIVPEMLSAAQQNYPAAKFKNENFVTAKLENYDIILASGSLNIIFDRPDDQAQYIQNVIEKMYASSRLACAFNLLDQDAMHLYAQDPRFYYADKRRFLQFCRSFCPQALLVYGYLLNDFSLILKH, encoded by the coding sequence TTGAAATTTTACCGCGGTTTGATCCGGCGGCACGGCGGACAGTCGGTGCTTTCTGTTTCTTACAACGACCGCTCGACCCAATACACGCGCTTTGACACGCTGGTCAAATATACCGTGCCCGATAAAACGGAAAAACTCACTTTGCTGGACATCGGCTGCGGTCTGGGCGATCTGTATGATTATTTGCAGACCAGCGGCTACCAAAATGTGGATTATACCGGCCTCGACATCGTGCCAGAAATGCTCAGCGCGGCGCAGCAGAATTATCCGGCGGCCAAATTTAAGAATGAGAATTTTGTCACCGCGAAACTGGAAAATTACGACATTATTTTGGCGTCAGGCAGTTTGAATATTATTTTTGACCGGCCGGACGATCAGGCGCAGTACATCCAAAATGTCATCGAAAAAATGTACGCCAGCTCGCGGCTGGCCTGCGCTTTTAATCTGCTGGATCAAGACGCGATGCATTTATATGCACAAGACCCGCGGTTTTACTATGCGGACAAAAGGCGCTTTTTGCAGTTCTGCCGTTCCTTTTGTCCGCAGGCTTTACTGGTCTACGGTTACTTGCTCAACGATTTCTCGCTGATCCTCAAACACTAG